The window AACCCTGACTTCCTTCAATATGTTCCGGCATTGGAAAACGATGTGGTTCAAGCCATTGCCAATGTATTGATGAACTCAGGACAAATTGTCTTTAGTAACCTGTCACTCCTGTTTGCAGTCGGGGTAGCCATTGGGCTTGCCGGCGGTGAAGGGGTAGCCGGACTCGCAGCAATCATCGGTTTCCTGGTCATGAACGTGACCATGGGTACCGTGCTTGGAATCAATGAATGGGTGCTGAGCAAGCAGGACTTTGCTTATGCCAGCGTCCTGGGGATTCCAACCCTGCAGACCGGTGTGTTCGGCGGTATCCTTGTCGGGATACTCGCAGCGTCTATGTACAAACGCTTCTTCCGCATTGAGCTGCCGTCGTACTTAGGCTTCTTTGCCGGAAAACGCTTTGTGCCGATAATGACGGCTGTAACCTCACTGATCCTCGGTCTTGCACTGACGATCATCTGGCCGCCAATCCAGCATGGCCTGAACTATGTGTCGCAGAGTATGATCAACACGAATCTGACGCTTTCGGCCTTCATTTTCGGGGTCATTGAGCGTTCATTGATTCCTTTCGGTCTGCATCACATTTTCTACTCGCCATTCTGGTATGAATTCGGAAGCTACATCGATAAAGCCGGCAACCTGGTCCGCGGGGACCAACGGATCTTCATGCAGCAGCTGCGTGACGGTGTAGAATTCACAGCGGGTACCTTCACTACCGGTAAATATCCGTTCATGATGTTCGGTCTGCCGGCAGCGGCACTGGCGATTTACCATGAAGCCAGACCCGAGCACAAAAAGGTTGTCGGAAGCTTGATGGTATCTGCAGCGCTCACTTCCTTCCTGACAGGGATTACAGAGCCGCTGGAATTCTCATTCCTGTTTGTTGCACCGCTGTTGTTTGCAGTACATGCGATTTTTGCCGGACTGTCCTTTATGACCATGCACATTCTGAATGTGAAGATCGGGATGACCTTCTCCGGCGGTTTCATCGACTATGTATTGTTCGGTATTATCCCGAACCGTACAGCTTGGTGGCTGGTTATTCCGGTAGGTCTGGTGATTGCTGTAATTTACTACTTCGGATTCCGCTTCGTTATCCGCAAGTTCAACCTCAAAACTCCGGGCCGCGAAGATCCGTCTGATGATGCGGACGAAACGGATGGAGCAACCGTCTCCACTAGCGGTGACGACCTGCCGCGCAACATTCTATCTGCGCTAGGCGGCAAAGAGAACATCACGCATCTGGATGCCTGCATCACCCGTCTCCGGGTTGAGGTTAAGGATAAAGCGGGTGTCGATAAGAACCGTCTGAAGAAACTGGGCGCTTCCGGGGTGCTTGAAGTCGGAAACAACGTTCAGGCGATTTTCGGAACTCGTTCCGATACCATTAAATCGCAGATTCAAGATGTTATGAACGGCAGAACACCTTCGCCTGCCCCGGCTGCCCCGCAGCCTGAGCTTGAAAAAGCAGCAGGCGAACAAGGAACAGCGATC of the Paenibacillus pedocola genome contains:
- the ptsG gene encoding glucose-specific PTS transporter subunit IIBC: MFKKLFGVLQRVGKALMLPVAILPAAGLLLGIGNMLVNPDFLQYVPALENDVVQAIANVLMNSGQIVFSNLSLLFAVGVAIGLAGGEGVAGLAAIIGFLVMNVTMGTVLGINEWVLSKQDFAYASVLGIPTLQTGVFGGILVGILAASMYKRFFRIELPSYLGFFAGKRFVPIMTAVTSLILGLALTIIWPPIQHGLNYVSQSMINTNLTLSAFIFGVIERSLIPFGLHHIFYSPFWYEFGSYIDKAGNLVRGDQRIFMQQLRDGVEFTAGTFTTGKYPFMMFGLPAAALAIYHEARPEHKKVVGSLMVSAALTSFLTGITEPLEFSFLFVAPLLFAVHAIFAGLSFMTMHILNVKIGMTFSGGFIDYVLFGIIPNRTAWWLVIPVGLVIAVIYYFGFRFVIRKFNLKTPGREDPSDDADETDGATVSTSGDDLPRNILSALGGKENITHLDACITRLRVEVKDKAGVDKNRLKKLGASGVLEVGNNVQAIFGTRSDTIKSQIQDVMNGRTPSPAPAAPQPELEKAAGEQGTAIIPEDIVSPVNGELLDITQVPDAVFSQKMTGDGFAFLSNDGKIASPVYGKVFNVFPSKHAIGIMSDGGKEVLVHIGVNTVKLKGQGFTVLVEEGDLVAAGQPIMEVDLEYVKANAPSVISPVIFSNLPEGSTVTLKKPGKVVIGDKDIITIQ